The following proteins come from a genomic window of Tenebrio molitor chromosome 9, icTenMoli1.1, whole genome shotgun sequence:
- the LOC138138114 gene encoding uncharacterized protein: protein MKILSLTVFLLFTLAAASDDVVVENALDETVFPATDIHTLKSFTNFRKLVEDNKLNVSIVVSSSASYSDGHPKESMSVAVTWPLNKLALTNSSLDKAQGQNFLKVATEDKLAAKAVVVEGENSKVWTNKPNGTPVSEAHRLLTTIKNGKTGFVWDDRNYISHYTFLTENKQIIKIFYGDLDIETVSAKNITDKDINRMKRILGSAFFTYPREKIPQVVVARLKSYKPEIRWQVVAKVDANSYINAKTSVMLKVLQTNYLIFHT from the exons ATGAAGATTTTATCTCTTACCGTCTTCTTGTTGTTTACTCTTGCAGCTGCATCTGATGATGTGGTGGTCGAAAAT GCTTTGGACGAGACCGTTTTCCCAGCTACCGACATCCACACACTCAAGTCGTTTACCAATTTCCGCAAGTTGGTCGAAGACAACAAGTTGAATGTGTCCATCGTAGTGTCAAGTAGTGCCAGTTACAGCGACGGCCATCCCAAAGAGTCGATGTCTGTGGCTGTGACTTGGCCTTTAAACAAG CTAGCTTTGACCAATTCCAGCTTAGACAAAGCACAAGGTCAGAACTTCTTAAAAGTGGCAACTGAAGACAAATTGGCGGCAAAGGCGGTAGTCGTTGAGGGAGAAAACTCCAAAGTTTGGACCAACAAACCGAATGGAACTCCTGTCAGTGAAGCCCATCGGTTGTTGACCACCATCAAAAACGGAAAGACTGGATTTGTGTGGGACGACAGAAACTACATCTCTCACTATACTTTTCTAACTGAGAATAAGcagataatcaaaattttctatGGGGATTTAGAT ATTGAAACGGTCAGTGCCAAGAATATAACCGATAAAGATATTAACAGAATGAAGAGGATATTGGGTTCAGCATTCTTTACATATCCGCGGGAAAAAATTCCTCAAGTTGTGGTCGCCAGGTTAAAATCATATAAACCAGAAATTCGCTGGCAAGTCGTCGCCAAAGTTGATGCAAACAGCTACATCAACGCGAAGACGTCGGTTATGTTGAAGGTGCTGCAAACCAACTATTTAATCTTTCACACATAA
- the LOC138138115 gene encoding uncharacterized protein codes for MLTNSKVKDDEFDKIAKIANEEKITIASSQSTKKEMSVMTNNKRGVPINRAYKIFTGIKNGKTGFVFDEKDFAAQYTFITHGSDGKNQTTRVLYGDVDVEVVHKSANLKDDELNTIKKAVIDGFFTNEDDVVAEYIVTLVSNLLPNHKWDVAVNAKEESYIDSNNWAHVKILGEGFLVYSI; via the exons ATGCTGACCAATAGCAAAGTCAAAGATGACGAATTTGACAAGATTGCAAAGATCGCAAACGAAGAGAAGATTACGATTGCGTCGAGTCAATCCACGAAAAAAGAGATGTCTGTGATGACGAACAACAAGAGG GGGGTGCCCATTAACAGAGCGTACAAGATCTTCACCGGGATCAAGAATGGTAAGACTGGTTTTGTCTTCGACGAAAAAGACTTTGCTGCCCAGTACACGTTCATCACGCACGGAAGCGACGGCAAGAACCAGACGACAAGAGTCTTGTATGGAGATGTTGAT GTAGAAGTTGTCCATAAATCAGCAAATTTGAAAGATGACGAACTGAATACGATTAAGAAAGCTGTAATTGATGGTTTCTTCACCAATGAGGATGACGTAGTCGCCGAATACATCGTTACTTTAGTGTCGAATCTACTTCCTAACCACAAATGGGACGTAGCTGTCAACGCAAAAGAAGAAAGCTACATAGATTCGAACAACTGGGCCCACGTGAAGATTCTCGGTGAAGGTTTCTTGGTCTACTCCATCTAA
- the LOC138138113 gene encoding uncharacterized protein produces MTTRLSLLLFTFFLAWAKASIAVLEHNPHIEEVEYPKNFSTLATLKEFVEIVNKHDMNVSVIVSFGENYNNGNLKEVVAMTLTFPVNSEMLTKSKVKDDEFDKIAKIANEEKITIASSQSTKKSMTVMANNKRGVPINRAYKIFTGIKNGKTGFVFDEKDFAAQYTFIMHGSDGKNQTTRVLYGDVDVEVVHKSANLKDDELNMIKKAVVDGFFTNKDDVVAEYIVTLVSNLLPNHKWDVAVNAKEESYIDSNNWAHVKILGEGFLVYSI; encoded by the exons ATGACCACACGACTCTCTCTCCTGCTCTTCACATTCTTCCTGGCGTGGGCCAAGGCTAGCATCGCAGTGCTGGAACATAATCCC CACATTGAAGAGGTCGAATATCCCAAAAATTTCAGCACCCTGGCCACCCTCAAAGAGTTCGTCGAGATCGTCAACAAGCATGACATGAACGTGTCGGTGATCGTGTCCTTCGGCGAAAACTACAATAACGGCAACCTGAAGGAAGTGGTAGCTATGACCCTCACGTTCCCCGTGAACAGC GAGATGCTGACCAAGAGCAAGGTCAAAGATGACGAATTTGACAAGATTGCAAAGATCGCAAACGAAGAGAAGATTACGATTGCGTCGAGTCAATCCACGAAGAAATCGATGACGGTCATGGCGAATAACAAGAGG GGGGTGCCCATTAACAGAGCGTACAAGATCTTCACCGGGATCAAGAATGGTAAGACTGGTTTTGTCTTCGACGAAAAAGACTTTGCTGCCCAGTACACGTTTATCATGCACGGAAGCGACGGCAAGAACCAGACGACGAGAGTCTTGTATGGAGATGTTGAT GTAGAAGTTGTCCATAAATCAGCAAATTTGAAAGATGACGAACTGAATATGATTAAGAAAGCTGTAGTTGATGGTTTCTTCACCAATAAGGATGACGTAGTCGCCGAATACATCGTTACTTTAGTGTCGAATCTACTTCCTAACCACAAATGGGACGTAGCTGTCAACGCAAAAGAAGAAAGCTACATAGATTCGAACAACTGGGCCCACGTGAAGATTCTCGGTGAAGGTTTCTTGGTCTACTCCATCTAA
- the LOC138138111 gene encoding uncharacterized protein, with protein sequence MLTKNMIVALTLLVLTHLVKSSQFTPFKTLSSMNLPQLDEDLLKRTPRETQDSEDEEFVKLMNSNEEIRGALWSNIITEIAKRNLNISIVGWQNIYDNEGNIEKVVALELAFPVKDKSKIHLVSKDDGETAKRSNPHKAIRGFGPFVSFAQRGLQVDIFALEHKRNSEVPEYFYWNPHTTYYRHDNLVTFNKTQFGSYEDAKKLAVNVPKDHFTKYNRPHYSEVEGLVYGADGILNNATSFFHSGSVVSYVVDFKNVTGFILVRGPIIMADVAMGYGIEEIPEQLAKKFNEEIEGYDWRVLVNPGDFDLVYDVSITLSTDAFDFYDGPKDIYLVYGVQIVDNNPRLNGAHH encoded by the exons ATgttgacaaaaaatatgattgtCGCTTTAACCCTGCTAGTCCTGACCCATCTGGTGAAATCTTCACAATTCACTCCCTTCAAAACCCTGTCTTCCATGAATCTACCCCAACTGGATGAAGACCTCTTGAAACGTACTCCTCGAGAAACCCAAGACAGCGAGGACGAGGAGTTCGTCAAACTC ATGAATTCCAACGAGGAAATTCGTGGAGCTCTATGGTCCAATATTATCACCGAGATTGCTAAACGAAATCTCAACATATCTATAGTTGGGTGGCAAAACATCTACGATAACGAGGGAAACATCGAAAAGGTCGTCGCATTAGAATTGGCCTTCCCAGTCAAGGACAAATCCAAAATTCATTTAGTTAGCAAGGACGACGGAGAGACCGCTAAACGCAGCAATCCACACAAGGCCATCAGAGGGTTTGGACCTTTCGTCAGTTTTGCACAAAGAGGTCTCCAAGTTGATATTTTTGCGTTGGAGCACAAAAGAAACTCTGAAGTCccagaatatttttattggaacCCTCACACCACC TATTATAGACACGACAATTTGGTCACATTCAATAAGACACAATTTGGATCGTATGAAGATGCTAAAAAATTGGCCGTCAATGTACCAAAGgatcattttacaaaatacaataGACCCCACTATTCGGAAGTCGAAGGTTTGGTGTATGGCGCCGATGGGATCCTCAACAACGCTACAAGTTTCTTTCATTCGGGTTCCGTTGTG AGTTATGTCgtagattttaaaaatgttactggCTTTATTCTTGTTCGTGGTCCAATAATCATGGCAGATGTAGCAATGGGATATGGCATAGAAGAGATTCCCGAGCAGTTGGCTAAGAAGTTTAACGAAGAAATTGAAGGGTATGATTGGAGGGTTCTTGTCAATCCAGGTGATTTTGATCTTGTATACGATGTTTCGATTACATTATCTACCGATGCCTTCGATTTCTACGATGGTCCCAAAGATATCTACTTGGTCTATGGAGTGCAGATAGTCGATAACAATCCAAGATTAAATGGTGCTCACCATTAA
- the LOC138138013 gene encoding uncharacterized protein — translation MKMSPRVLLLVLGFLALSSAFEVKNLLKTLQKREVSSSLLSKSGNLNTLIRKRRDAEESAEPTSGEVISILRFFMALGWHEDKHDVLASFLEEMSDPTNNVTVIGWQRILDEQGDIKEINTIQLVIPPKPVSDGDTSYDDDDDDEDEDDDDNFLPPSTINEMKEMFEPLADLGIPGSVTAEEFNKKGELETVIYLDKDELYGKAEGFSVYNKTATVTAEEVSDFVKRIKPGAFGKPSVLKYDVDGNLIVDQSKVQPHLLGTLSDYYEANDDMILSGAEVIAQISQQYHQEEIPKELAKHYNNAYPLYKWRVLVNPSSYYVTRDVAVTLTYDNFDLDDKSDVEYYVYGVKKEANK, via the exons ATGAAGATGTCCCCCAGAGTTCTCCTTCTGGTCCTCGGCTTCCTCGCACTGAGCAGTGCATTTGAAGTTAAAAACTTACTGAAGACCCTCCAAAAGAGAGAGGTGTCGTCGTCACTCCTCTCCAAAAGTGGAAACTTGAACACACTCATCCGAAAGCGTCGCGATGCTGAGGAGTCCGCCGAACCCACCAGCGGAGAAGTCATCTCAATATTAAGATTCTTC ATGGCATTGGGTTGGCACGAAGACAAACATGACGTCCTGGCAAGTTTTCTTGAAGAGATGTCGGACCCCACCAACAATGTGACGGTCATAGGATGGCAAAGGATTCTGGATGAGCAAGGCGACATCAAAGAGATCAACACCATTCAGCTGGTCATTCCTCCAAAG CCTGTCAGTGACGGTGACACAAGCTACGACGACGACGATGATGACGAAGACGAGGATGACGACGACAATTTTCTTCCGCCCTCTACCATTAACGAAATGAAGGAAATGTTTGAGCCTTTAGCTGATTTAGGCATTCCTGGCAGCGTTACCGCTGAGGAATTCAACAAAAAGGGGGAACTTGAGACCGTCATTTACTTGGACAAAGACGAACTG TACGGCAAAGCAGAAGGTTTCTCCGTTTACAACAAAACAGCAACTGTCACCGCAGAAGAAGTCTCAGATTTTGTCAAGAGAATTAAACCGGGAGCTTTCGGCAAACCCTCCGTTTTGAAATACGATGTTGATGGCAACCTCATTGTGGACCAGAGTAAAGTCCAGCCTCATCTTTTG GGCACCTTGAGCGACTACTATGAAGCCAACGACGATATGATTTTATCCGGTGCGGAGGTAATCGCTCAGATTTCGCAACAGTACCACCAGGAAGAAATTCCTAAGGAATTGGCCAAACACTACAACAATGCCTACCCACTCTACAAGTGGAGAGTCTTGGTCAACCCCTCTTCTTACTACGTCACCAGAGATGTAGCCGTCACTTTGACTTACGACAATTTCGATCTGGACGATAAAAGTGACGTGGAGTACTACGTCTACGGAGTCAAAAAAGAAGCCAATAAGTAA
- the LOC138138112 gene encoding uncharacterized protein, whose product MSTRLSLLLFTIFLAYAKAGIELKEHNPHIEDVEYPKNISTMATLKEFVEIVNKHDMNVSVIVSFGENYNNGNLKEVVAMTLTFPVNSEMLTKSNIKGDDFEKLANLAKEEKITIASSQSTKKGMTVTTNNKKGVPINRAYKVFTGIKNGKTGFVFDEKDFAAQYTFITHGSDGKNQTTRVLYGDIDVEVVHKSENLKDDEVNIIKKAVIDGYFTNDDDVIPKYIVTSVSKQIPNHKWDVAVNAKEESYIDSNNWAHVKILSEDYLVYSI is encoded by the exons ATGTCTACACGACTCTCCCTCCTGCTCTTCACCATCTTCCTGGCGTACGCCAAGGCTGGCATCGAACTGAAGGAACATAATCCC CACATTGAAGATGTCGAATATCCCAAAAATATCAGCACCATGGCCACCCTGAAGGAATTCGTCGAAATCGTCAACAAACATGACATGAACGTGTCGGTGATTGTGTCCTTCGGCGAAAACTACAATAACGGCAACCTGAAGGAAGTGGTGGCGATGACCCTCACATTCCCCGTGAACAGC GAGATGCTGACCAAGAGCAACATCAAAGGTGATGATTTTGAGAAGCTTGCAAACCTCGCAAAGGAAGAGAAGATTACGATTGCGTCGAGTCAATCCACGAAAAAAGGGATGACGGTCACTACGAATAACAAGAAG GGTGTGCCCATTAACAGAGCATACAAGGTCTTCACCGGGATCAAGAATGGTAAGACTGGTTTTGTCTTCGACGAAAAAGACTTTGCTGCCCAGTACACGTTCATCACGCACGGAAGCGACGGCAAGAACCAGACGACAAGAGTCTTGTATGGAGACATTGAT GTAGAAGTTGTCCATAAATCAGAAAATTTGAAAGATGACGAAGTGAATATTATTAAGAAAGCTGTAATTGACGGTTACTTCACCAATGACGATGACGTAATCCCCAAATACATCGTTACTTCAGTGTCGAAACAGATTCCTAACCACAAATGGGACGTAGCTGTCAACGCGAAAGAAGAAAGCTACATAGATTCGAACAACTGGGCCCATGTGAAGATTCTCAGTGAAGATTACTTGGTTTACTCCATCTAA